The following coding sequences lie in one Arabidopsis thaliana chromosome 3, partial sequence genomic window:
- a CDS encoding Nucleic acid-binding proteins superfamily (Nucleic acid-binding proteins superfamily; CONTAINS InterPro DOMAIN/s: Nucleic acid-binding, OB-fold-like (InterPro:IPR016027); BEST Arabidopsis thaliana protein match is: Nucleic acid-binding proteins superfamily (TAIR:AT1G36510.1); Has 153 Blast hits to 134 proteins in 9 species: Archae - 0; Bacteria - 0; Metazoa - 0; Fungi - 0; Plants - 153; Viruses - 0; Other Eukaryotes - 0 (source: NCBI BLink).), with translation MASTLLNSFVYLREINPALEQYKIKKRVVRLWRLFKSIEMVLVDGEGTRIHASIEEGLVKRFQHQLVNGESRIIDTFSFVDYDDVLGQIVDVWEVNSVKAKGKDTVKLSFELQDLGLPPGREDLIHVDCEVKTNRLRICFVEAMPKWYYIAYKVCGKKVQPYPQGSHGDASPIYSCGVCDCDVTNVNYRYKLILRASYGASPEVKLLIFDGLAQRLIGKTTAMLFAEVPESDPSILSDVLADLMGKIHEMIVVSNSVCDIIKSNIEMIESSTVDVSLSTDKRVFDDLKPKPDTGKKVFTRKKPKLEKLT, from the exons ATGGCGTCTACTCTTCtgaattcttttgtttatctGAGGGAGATTAATCCTGCTCTAGAACAATACAAGATTAAAAAACGCGTGGTTAGGCTTTGGAGATTGTTTAAATCTATAGAGATGGTTCTGGTGGATGGAGAG GGAACAAGAATCCATGCGTCCATCGAAGAGGGATTGGTTAAGAGGTTTCAGCACCAGCTTGTTAATGGTGAAAGTAGAATTATCGACACTTTCAGTTTTGTTGATTATGACG ATGTACTTGGACAAATCGTTGATGTGTGGGAAGTCAATAGCGTTAAAGCGAAAGGCAAAGATACTGTTAAATTGAGTTTCGAATTACAGGATTTGGG GTTACCGCCTGGACGTGAGGATTTGATCCATGTAGACTGTGAAGTTAAAACGAACAGGCTGCG AATCTGTTTCGTCGAGGCTATGCCTAAATGGTACTATATTGCATACAAAGTATGTGGTAAGAAGGTTCAGCCGTATCCACAGGGTTCTCATGGCGACGCTAGTCCTATCTACAGTTGTGGTGTATGCGATTGTGACGTTACTAACGTTAATTATAG GTATAAGCTCATTCTGCGTGCTTCTTATGGAGCTTCGCCTGAGGTTAAATTGCTCATCTTTGATGGGTTGGCTCAACGTCTTATTGGTAAAACGACTGCTATGCTGTTTGCCGAAGTTCCAGAG TCGGACCCTTCTATTTTATCCGACGTTCTTGCTGATTTAATGGGAAAAATCCAT GAGATGATCGTTGTGAGTAATAGTGTATGTGATATCATCAAGTCGAACATTGAGATGATAGAGTCGTCCACTGTGGATGTCAGTCTTTCTACAGATAAAAGGGTCTTTGATGACTTGAAACCGAAACCGGACACGGGTAAAAAGGTGTTTACAAGAAAGAAGCCCAAACTCGAGAAGCTTACTTAA